The following nucleotide sequence is from Aspergillus nidulans FGSC A4 chromosome I.
ccgCGATACCACCACCGTTCAGGTGGTCGGTCGGGTTCTCCTCCGGTTGAACAACGTAGATATAAGCGCCGATCACCCACATGCACACGGAACCGATGATAGCACCTCCAAGCAACAGGTTCCGACGGCCCAGCTGGTCgaccaggaaaagaagccaCACAAAGGTCATGACGGCCTTGATAACGCCAAAGATACCCGTCATCCAGCCGACATCGCTCTCAGAGACACCGATGCTCTGGAAGATCGTCGGGCTGTAGTAGTTAATTGCGTTAATGCCCGATCCGTTTtgccagaagaagagcatgcatccgaggaagaggcggTACAAGATCGCCTTGCGTCTGGCAACGGCCTGGAAGGGCTTCCAAAAACCAATTCCCACTGTTAcggcctgctcctccaggGCTTGATCGATAGCGGCCACCTCTTCGGTGATATAGATGTCGGTTTCGTCGAGTTGGCGGATCCAGCAGAGGTTGGCCATGGCTTGGGCACGGCGGCCCTTGAGAAAGAGCCAGCGCGGAGACTCGCGGATCCAGAGGGagccgatgaagaggaggcctgCGGGGATGATCTGGATGGCGAACGGGATGATCCACTGCTGGTGCGTGGAGGGCATATGCATCTCGACTCCGTACTAGTGGCTAGATTAGCCGTCTGTAGTTGACTTGATCGTATTGGAGATGAGAGCACTTACGTTGATCCAGAACCCAACCAGTCCACCAATCTGCCAGCCAAGCTCATAAAAACCGACCAGCCGTCCTCGAATAGCTGGCGGTGCAAGCTCGGAAATATAGATAGGGATGATGTTTGAAGCCACGCCTGTGCCCAGTCCTGACAAGACGCGTCCAGCGTACAGGATCCCTAGTCCAGTCGAGCCCGTTGCGCCGCAAGTTAAGCCGGCGCCGAGCGTGAAGATGGCAGACGCGACGACCAGGTTCCATTTTCGTCCGATCAAGTGGCCGAGGCCGTAGGTGAGGATGGCACCAAAGAACGCTCCCGCAATGAACAGCGACACGATATTCTCGCTGATCAGGTCTACCTGGCTATCCGTCTTCTCGTCGAAGCCGAACTCATGTTCAAATGACGATAATGTGATTGTCGTGCCAATAAAGGCCGATGTATAACCGATCATGTTGGAGCCGCATGATGCAATAAGGGCTAGCACGTAGATTCGCCAGTTGTACACGGACTTGGGGGTCGGCCGGTCCTCGACCAGATGCAGCACGCCGCCCATGATGATAGTAGGCAGTTTTGGAAAGAGGTTGTGAATGAAAGAGACTCAGACGTGGGAACGGCTTCTAAAAAGCGTCCGCAGAAACTTCGGGGGTTTGTCAACTCTAGCCCTCTCCACACTCAGGTTTCCTTTGGGGTTCACCACGGTGTCTGGGGCATAGTGAGTGGGCAATGCGAAGCTGCGATACGTCGAGCGTCACGTCAGGAGCAGAGAACTGCCCGGGGAAGCATTTTCCCCAGGCTGTTCTTCTTTATCCGCCTGGAGACGGTTTAACTCCAATCCATCTGGGAGCTGTGACGCACCAGGAGCGAGTCTGGGGTTAATCGCTCAGCCATCAGACTTGAGAAGATTCTGCCGGTGTTAGTGGCCGTTCACTCTCCATTAATCCATGTCATGGTCTAAGTCCACTCATCGGCCCGTCAGCCAGTCAGAGGCCCAGTCGGGACCGCTTTCCCACTGGCCCCGACAGCTTCGGCCCGGGTCGGGCGGAACGGGCTGGAAAAGCCCTTAGCCCTGGCTCGGAAAGTGGCCGAGCACGGTATGAACGGCAGAACGTTGACTCGGGTGCAAATCTGACACCGTTGAGGAGAAGCGCACTTAAGACGCGGAGTTTTGTTTTCCATCACTCTATCTGGGTGTAAGTTATTTATGATCTATTAGTGAAGAAACAGAATCTGGGCAACGGCTGAATGTCTGGTTGACATAAAGCTTGACTTGGCTACTTGTTGGCTACTTGTTGGCTACTTATTGGCTTCTTGGCCTCAGGCCGCCAAGCTTAACTATTGACCTATCAGGGTTAGCCCTTGGCGCTGCCAATCAGGTTGGTCAATCTGGCCCCAGTTGGGCTAAAGCTACAGAGAACAGGTCCTCCACGGGGTTGTCTTTTCAACTCCTCATCCGCAGACAAAACCAGCTTTTGTAACGCGGATCGAGACTGAAGGAGGCTCGCAATCTCTGGAGTTGGGTAGGGCAGAAAGTCAAAAATGGACCGATACATAATCTCCGTGGCCTCCGTTCGGATACATGGCTAGTTCGATCGCTCCCTAGCTGGCCGAGATGCACGTGATCTCAGGTGTCTGCTCAATTCGATGGCTCCTGGTTGATCTTTCGTATGGGAAATAGAAGCCAAATGTACGACGATTGCTTCAGAGTATTACGGACTGGTGATAAGGATTCAGAACTTGGCTTATGAAGATCGTCGATGTCTACGGGAGATTCGTCATAATCGGAGGTCTATTTTTGAGTAATAGGGTGCCTCAATATACCGGCTCTTTATTGCCCCTGTTCCAGATTAGGCAGCAGATCGGTTGCAGGGGTTCACAAAGTGAAACTCTTCCTGGTCAGCCGAGGCCATGATCCGGAAGTTGGTGTCCTGTATGTCTCAGGTCGAAGTTCTAGCCTTGAACGAATAACCTCCCATTCGTCCGTGACTCGATTTTGGATATTATTAGATCTACTTGGAGTACGTCCAAAATTGGCTCTCCGCCTCGTCTGTACCTAGTGTCCGTACCTGGCGATAAAATTGTCTAGTTACCGAGATGACCAGCGTCCCGCCGCCGTCAAAGAAAATTCGCCGATTCCACCATAAATCAAGGTACGGCTGTTTTCTGTGCAAGCAGCGGAGGATAAAGGTACTGTTCACCCTTCTGGGCGGCTTTGTATGATCTGGTTTGACCGGTGCAGTGCGATGAGACTAAGCCCGCCTGCGGAAACTGGACGCAACGGGGCTTCGACTGTTCCGTCCGGTATCTTAGCCAACAATGGAGTCACCCATTAGGGCAGACGAGCAATGTCTCGTTACTTGGGCGGATTCCTACTCGTATCTCTGAGACGGGGATAGGCCCGTCCTTCTGTCGCAGGTGTACGCGCGACCTGGAGCTCTACTGCCACTCCCGTGCCTCCCTCGTCTACAGAGTATCTGGCGCGAAGCACTGCCAGAGCTGGCAGGATCTTTTGCCTTTATCAGCCATGGACTGCTCAGCGTCGCGTACATCCATATGGCGTCGCTGTCCCCGGAGACTTCGCGGAGCTTACTCGGAGAGTCCGCCTTCCACGTCGACCAGGCTCTTCCGCAGTATTTAGAagt
It contains:
- a CDS encoding sugar porter family MFS transporter (transcript_id=CADANIAT00007602); the encoded protein is MGGVLHLVEDRPTPKSVYNWRIYVLALIASCGSNMIGYTSAFIGTTITLSSFEHEFGFDEKTDSQVDLISENIVSLFIAGAFFGAILTYGLGHLIGRKWNLVVASAIFTLGAGLTCGATGSTGLGILYAGRVLSGLGTGVASNIIPIYISELAPPAIRGRLVGFYELGWQIGGLVGFWINYGVEMHMPSTHQQWIIPFAIQIIPAGLLFIGSLWIRESPRWLFLKGRRAQAMANLCWIRQLDETDIYITEEVAAIDQALEEQAVTVGIGFWKPFQAVARRKAILYRLFLGCMLFFWQNGSGINAINYYSPTIFQSIGVSESDVGWMTGIFGVIKAVMTFVWLLFLVDQLGRRNLLLGGAIIGSVCMWVIGAYIYVVQPEENPTDHLNGGGIAAIFFFYLWTAVYTPTWNGTPWVCNSEFFDPNLRSLAQAATTASNWLFNFLISRFTKQMFATMHYGVYFFFAALSFCAFFFAFFLIPETSGIPLEAVDRLFEIKPVWRAHAKLKEQLWEDEEQFRFEVKEGVFGKDGNEDPAHGHVEDRSQTEAEERG